A single genomic interval of Zingiber officinale cultivar Zhangliang chromosome 4A, Zo_v1.1, whole genome shotgun sequence harbors:
- the LOC121971754 gene encoding pentatricopeptide repeat-containing protein At5g56310-like, producing the protein MPLCRRLFRTFKRRLAGGRSLTSPKIFKSYAETFASVLRQCALDSRLAALGLALHGHALRAGISADPSVSSKILALYALSGRPSDRDLLLAESRRTPGLFSFNLAIAESARSGDLVSARQVFDGMTERNAVTWTLMVDGHMKRGDVADAVAYFESSPCKTVVSFTAFISGFVLNGLHHDALTNFLRMFASGLMPNEVTFTCILKACVLAGEFDLAKCIVALIVKTNFDRHLSVRNSLISFYLRVGELEKARAVFNETEERDVVSWTILLDVYAQMGDLKQARQLFDEMPERNEVSWSTMIARYGQSGESVEAMNLFCLMLRDGCEPNGSCLASAISSSVACGNSLFGSSVHCYTLKVGFESYIFVSSSLIDMYCKSKAPNDGRRVFDLILEKNTVCWNSMVAGYSCNDLIEEAEELFKVMPERNVASWNALISGYAENGHFAKALETFDKMLVSEQMPNQMTFSSVLLACANLCSIDRGKNLHGRIVKLGIQNEVFLGTALINMYAKSGDIESAMRMFSEMPEKNLVCWSAMIQGLADNGYADESITTFDEMIRAGVTPNDAPFLAVLFACSHRGLVDRGLQYFNSMEKVYGIAPKAKHYTCIIDLLARAGHLWEAEELIGTMPIKPEANALVALLSAASSLRDEDMSQRVANRLWELERHNSAGHVLLSNTYASCGRWRDVAKVRTEMKLLGMKKNVGCSSIQTRNQLHTFFSWGMKHPDSLKVYEMLDLVMSEMTGYKLPLTSALLTL; encoded by the coding sequence ATGCCCTTATGCCGCCGTCTCTTTCGAACCTTCAAGAGGCGGCTCGCCGGCGGCCGCTCCCTCACCTCCCCCAAGATCTTTAAGTCCTACGCCGAGACCTTCGCTTCCGTCCTCCGCCAATGCGCTCTCGACAGCCGCCTCGCCGCCCTCGGGCTGGCCCTCCACGGCCATGCGCTCCGCGCTGGCATCTCCGCCGACCCCTCCGTCTCCTCCAAGATCCTAGCTTTGTATGCCCTCTCCGGCCGCCCGTCCGACCGCGACCTCCTCCTCGCCGAGTCCCGCCGCACTCCCGGCCTCTTCTCCTTCAATCTCGCAATCGCCGAGAGTGCCCGCTCGGGCGACCTCGTCTCCGCGCGCCAGGTGTTCGACGGAATGACCGAGCGGAATGCCGTCACGTGGACGCTCATGGTCGACGGCCATATGAAGCGCGGCGACGTCGCCGACGCCGTTGCCTACTTCGAGAGCAGCCCCTGCAAGACCGTCGTCTCCTTTACGGCCTTCATTAGCGGGTTcgtcctcaacgggcttcaccaCGACGCCCTGACGAACTTTCTCCGCATGTTTGCGTCCGGCCTCATGCCGAACGAGGTGACTTTCACATGTATCCTCAAAGCTTGCGTGCTTGCAGGCGAGTTCGATCTGGCGAAGTGCATCGTTGCTCTAATTGTGAAGACAAACTTCGATAGGCATCTCTCAGTGCGCAACTCCTTGATCAGTTTTTACCTCAGAGTGGGTGAATTGGAGAAGGCGAGGGCTGTGTTCAACGAGACGGAGGAAAGAGACGTTGTATCGTGGACGATCCTACTTGATGTGTATGCGCAGATGGGAGACTTGAAGCAAGCGCGTCAGCTGTTCGATGAAATGCCGGAGAGAAATGAGGTCTCTTGGAGCACCATGATTGCAAGGTATGGTCAGAGTGGGGAGTCTGTGGAAGCCATGAATCTTTTCTGCCTCATGCTTCGCGATGGGTGTGAGCCTAATGGCTCCTGTCTTGCTAGTGCTATCAGCAGCTCAGTTGCCTGCGGGAATTCTCTCTTTGGGAGCTCTGTACATTGCTACACATTGAAGGTTGGTTTTGAGAGCTATATTTTTGTTTCTAGTTCTCTGATCGATATGTATTGCAAGTCTAAAGCCCCAAATGACGGGCGCCGTGTTTTCGACTTGATACTTGAGAAGAACACTGTATGCTGGAACTCAATGGTAGCAGGTTATAGCTGTAATGATCTGATAGAGGAAGCTGAAGAACTTTTCAAAGTGATGCCTGAAAGGAATGTTGCATCTTGGAACGCATTGATCTCTGGTTATGCAGAAAATGGGCATTTCGCGAAGGCACTAGAGACTTTCGATAAAATGCTAGTCTCAGAACAAATGCCAAACCAGATGACATTTTCCAGTGTGCTACTTGCTTGTGCAAATCTTTGTTCAATTGACCGAGGGAAGAACCTTCATGGTAGGATTGTAAAACTTGGCATTCAAAATGAGGTTTTTCTTGGAACGGCACTCATCAATATGTATGCAAAATCTGGAGACATTGAGAGTGCCATGAGAATGTTTTCCGAGATGCCTGAAAAAAACCTAGTTTGTTGGTCCGCAATGATCCAAGGGCTTGCAGATAATGGCTATGCAGATGAGTCCATAACCACGTTCGATGAAATGATAAGAGCTGGGGTAACTCCGAACGATGCTCCATTCTTGGCTGTTCTGTTTGCTTGCTCACATCGTGGTTTAGTTGATAGAGGATTGCAGTACTTCAACTCAATGGAAAAGGTTTATGGCATCGCGCCCAAGGCAAAACACTACACCTGCATCATCGATTTGCTAGCTCGAGCCGGTCATCTCTGGGAAGCAGAGGAGCTGATTGGCACAATGCCTATCAAACCAGAAGCTAATGCATTGGTAGCTCTGCTGAGTGCTGCTTCTTCTTTAAGGGATGAGGATATGAGCCAGAGAGTAGCAAACAGATTGTGGGAATTAGAAAGACATAATTCTGCCGGGCATGTCTTGCTATCGAATACATATGCTTCTTGTGGCAGATGGAGAGATGTCGCGAAGGTGAGAACTGAAATGAAACTCTTAGGAATGAAGAAGAATGTAGGGTGCAGCTCAATTCAGACAAGAAATCAACTTCATACTTTCTTCAGTTGGGGTATGAAGCACCCAGACTCCTTGAAGGTTTATGAAATGTTGGATCTTGTAATGTCAGAAATGACAGGTTATAAGTTACCTCTTACCTCTGCATTACTGACATTGTGA
- the LOC121971753 gene encoding AP-1 complex subunit mu-2-like yields MAGAVSALFLLDIKGRVLIWRDYQGDVSAAQAERFFTKLIEKEVDPESHSPVEIDDGISYMFIQHNNVFLMTAARQNCNAASILLFLHRVVDVFKHYFEELEEESLRDNFVVVYELLDEMMDFGYPQYTEAKILSEFIKTDAYRMEVAQRPPMAVTNAVSWRSEGIRYKKNEVFLDVIESVNKLVNSNGQIIRSDVVGALKMRTYLSGMPECKLGLNDRVLLEAQGRTAKGKAIDLDDIKFHQCVRLARFENDRTISFIPPDGSFDLMTYRLSTQVKPPIWVEAQVERHSRSRIEITVKARSQFKERSTATNVEIVLPAPSDATNPNIRASMGSASYAPENDSLVWKIKSFPGGKEYMCRAEFSLPSITAEDATAEKKAPIRVKFEIPYFTVSGIQVRYLKIIEKSGYQALPWVRYITKAGEYELRLI; encoded by the exons ATGGCGGGCGCCGTCTCGGCGCTGTTCCTCCTCGACATCAAGGGCCGCGTCCTCATCTGGCGGGACTACCAGGGGGACGTCTCTGCAGCACAGGCCGAGCGCTTCTTCACGAAGCTCATCGAGAAGGAG GTCGATCCGGAGTCGCACTCGCCGGTGGAGATCGACGATGGGATCAGTTATATGTTCATCCAGCACAATAATGTCTTCCTGATGACGGCTGCGAGGCAGAATTGCAATGCTGCCAGCATCCTTCTTTTTCTGCATCGCGTCGTTGAT GTATTCAAACACTATTTCGAGGAGCTGGAGGAAGAGTCCCTGAGAGATAATTTTGTCGTTGTG TACGAATTACTTGATGAGATGATGGACTTTGGGTATCCTCAATACACAGAAGCTAAGATTCTTAGTGAGTTCATTAAGACAGATGCATATAGGATGGAAGTTGCACAGAGACCACCAATGGCAGTGACAAATGCGGTGTCATGGCGTAGTGAAGGGATACGTTATAAGAAAAATGAA GTGTTCTTGGATGTGATTGAAAGTGTAAATAAACTTGTCAACAGCAATGGACAGATTATTCGTTCTGATGTTGTTGGGGCATTGAAAATGAGAACATACTTGAG TGGAATGCCTGAATGCAAACTAGGGCTCAATGATCGGGTACTTTTGGAAGCTCAAGGGCGGACAGCTAAAGGAAAAGCTATCGATTTAGATGATATAAAGTTTCACCA GTGTGTCCGCTTGGCACGGTTTGAAAATGACAGGACAATATCATTCATACCACCAGATGGGTCCTTTGATCTAATGACATACAGACTTAGCACTCAG GTGAAGCCTCCAATCTGGGTGGAAGCTCAAGTCGAGAGGCACTCACGAAGTCGTATAGAGATAACAGTTAAGGCAAGAAGTCAGTTCAAGGAAAGAAG CACTGCAACAAATGTGGAAATTGTGCTGCCTGCACCTTCAGATGCCACCAATCCTAACATCCGGGCATCCATGGGTTCTGCTTCATACGCTCCTGAAAATGATTCACTGGTCTGGAAAATAAAATCATTTCCAGGCGGCAAG GAATACATGTGTAGGGCAGAATTCAGTCTTCCCAGTATAACTGCAGAAGATGCTACTGCAGAGAAAAAGGCTCCTATTCGTGTGAAGTTTGAGATCCCTTATTTCACTGTCTCCGGAATTCAG GTTCGATATCTGAAAATTATCGAAAAGAGTGGATACCAAGCCCTTCCTTGGGTGAGATACATAACGAAGGCCGGTGAATATGAACTTAGACTCATCTAA